The stretch of DNA GAAATTCCAATTAATTTGACACAACAAATAGTGGATATATTGGAATCAATATAATATAATAAGCACAATGGCTGTTTGTTATCAAACTTAGTAAAGGAGATAAGAATATGAAAAAATATGTCTGTACCGTATGCGGTTATATTCATCAGGGAGATACCCCTCCCGATAAGTGTCCACATTGTGGGGCCTCATCCGATAAATTTATAGAAAAAAGCACTGAGGGGCTAATTTGGGCAGATGAGCACCGAATTGGAGTGGCAAAGGGGGTTGATAAGGAGGTACTGGATGGATTAAGGGCTAACTTTATGGGTGAGTGTACAGAGGTAGGGATGTATCTGGCAATGAGCAGGCAGGCAGATAGAGAAGGATACCCGGAAATAGCCGAG from Nitrospirota bacterium encodes:
- a CDS encoding NADH peroxidase; protein product: MKKYVCTVCGYIHQGDTPPDKCPHCGASSDKFIEKSTEGLIWADEHRIGVAKGVDKEVLDGLRANFMGECTEVGMYLAMSRQADREGYPEIAEAYKRIALEEAEHAAKFAELLGEVLVSSTKENLKARVDAENGACMGKKELATKAKQLNLDAIHDTVHEMCKDEARHGQVFEGLLKRYLG